In Pengzhenrongella sicca, a single genomic region encodes these proteins:
- a CDS encoding DUF885 domain-containing protein — protein MTDLSASVVRAASPIDEIADRYVDTIARLDPLAATAMGIAGFDGAMTVFSPAGLAARADAARAVLVELAAQAPTDAVDAVTAAAMRERIGLDLELDDAGEWLASLNNIASPVQVLRDTFDLMPTDTVAAWENIAARMNALPSAVEGYTQSLAAGAARGLVAAARQVDEAAAQAQEQADAETSFFTAFSSGADVEEALANSPVAERVRADLARGAEAARSAYRELARFLREELAPQAPAADAAGRERYALWSRYFLGAAVDLDETYAWGLEELARVVAEQEAVAEQILGLAADGDVGDGATGDGDVVRLAIAVLDADPGRTLHGTDALRAWMQATSDAAIAALDGTQFDIPAPVRALECLIAPTQQGGIYYTAPSDDFSRPGRMWWSVPPEVTEFSTWREKTTVFHEGVPGHHLQCGQAVFDRATLNRWRRLACWVSGHGEGWALYAERLMGDLGFLDDLGDRLGMLDGQRMRAARVVFDLGVHLGLPAPERWGGGTWDADKGWEFLRANMNMPEPFVRFEFNRYLGWPGQAPSYKIGQRLWERARDDAAAAAAARGEDFDLRAFHARALGLGSVGLDVLRAALA, from the coding sequence ATGACAGATCTGAGCGCTTCCGTCGTCCGCGCCGCGAGCCCGATCGACGAGATCGCCGACCGGTATGTCGACACGATTGCGCGCCTCGACCCGCTCGCCGCAACCGCCATGGGCATCGCCGGCTTCGACGGCGCGATGACCGTCTTCTCCCCCGCGGGCCTGGCGGCCCGGGCCGATGCCGCGCGCGCCGTCCTCGTCGAGCTCGCCGCCCAGGCGCCGACCGACGCCGTCGACGCGGTGACGGCCGCCGCGATGCGCGAGCGCATCGGGCTCGACCTGGAGCTCGACGACGCCGGCGAGTGGCTCGCGAGCCTGAACAACATCGCCTCGCCGGTGCAGGTGCTCCGCGACACGTTCGATCTCATGCCCACGGACACGGTCGCGGCGTGGGAGAACATCGCCGCGCGCATGAACGCGCTGCCGAGCGCCGTCGAGGGCTACACGCAGTCGCTCGCCGCCGGCGCGGCGCGCGGCCTCGTCGCCGCGGCCCGGCAGGTCGACGAGGCGGCGGCCCAGGCGCAGGAGCAGGCGGACGCCGAGACGTCGTTCTTCACCGCGTTCAGCTCCGGTGCGGACGTCGAGGAGGCGCTCGCCAACTCGCCGGTGGCCGAGCGCGTGCGCGCCGACCTTGCGCGGGGCGCCGAGGCGGCGCGGTCGGCGTACCGCGAGCTCGCGCGCTTCCTGCGCGAGGAGCTCGCGCCGCAGGCCCCGGCGGCCGACGCCGCCGGCCGCGAGCGGTACGCGCTGTGGTCGCGCTACTTCCTGGGCGCCGCCGTCGACCTCGACGAGACGTACGCCTGGGGGCTCGAGGAGCTCGCGCGGGTGGTCGCCGAGCAGGAGGCCGTCGCCGAACAGATCCTGGGCCTCGCCGCCGACGGCGATGTCGGCGACGGCGCCACCGGCGACGGCGATGTCGTCCGGCTGGCCATCGCGGTGCTCGACGCCGACCCCGGCCGCACGCTGCACGGCACCGATGCGCTGCGCGCATGGATGCAGGCGACGTCCGACGCCGCGATCGCGGCCCTCGACGGCACGCAGTTCGACATCCCGGCCCCGGTGCGCGCGCTCGAGTGCCTGATCGCGCCGACCCAGCAGGGCGGCATCTACTACACGGCGCCGAGCGACGACTTCTCGCGCCCCGGCCGCATGTGGTGGTCCGTCCCGCCCGAGGTCACCGAGTTCAGCACCTGGCGCGAGAAGACCACCGTGTTCCACGAGGGCGTCCCCGGACACCACCTGCAGTGCGGGCAAGCGGTATTCGACCGCGCGACGCTGAACCGCTGGCGCCGGCTCGCGTGCTGGGTCTCGGGCCACGGCGAGGGCTGGGCGCTCTACGCCGAGCGGCTGATGGGCGACCTCGGCTTCCTGGATGACCTGGGCGACCGGCTCGGCATGCTCGACGGGCAGCGGATGCGCGCCGCCCGCGTGGTGTTCGACCTCGGCGTCCACCTCGGGCTGCCGGCCCCCGAGCGCTGGGGCGGCGGGACGTGGGACGCCGACAAGGGCTGGGAGTTCCTGCGCGCGAACATGAACATGCCCGAGCCGTTCGTCCGGTTCGAGTTCAACCGCTACCTCGGCTGGCCGGGCCAGGCCCCGTCCTACAAGATCGGCCAGCGGCTGTGGGAGCGGGCCCGCGACGACGCGGCGGCCGCGGCCGCCGCGCGTGGCGAGGACTTCGACCTGCGCGCGTTCCACGCCCGCGCGCTGGGCCTCGGCTCGGTCGGCCTCGACGTGCTGCGGGCCGCGCTCGCCTGA
- a CDS encoding sensor histidine kinase yields MTTAAIAPPLMTAPTTRRGRVVWGTTWRVAVAALVGLLAFGAILPEDPELAGGLVALDFVLGIVAICLLPLRRSAPVPMAVAIGALSGFSVLAVGAAVIAIISVATRRRWPEIAVVAGASAASAALYELVNPAAVEYPWWALALTGLGLYGALVLIGLYLGGRRELLTTLRDRAETAEREQVTRIEQARATERTRIAREMHDVLAHRISLVALHAGGLAFRDDLTRAETAGAAEIIRDNAHLALTELRDVLGVLREDDAESGPPRPQPTLADLPALVAESVAAGTSVRYDVDPQVSAEIAGLGVRTSRNAYRVVQEALTNARKHAPGQEVLIDVAGHPGAELTLVITNPLPPTEPRTGGTARPPGAGLGLIGLSERVRLAGGTLAHGVGADSRFVVRASLPWPT; encoded by the coding sequence ATGACGACAGCAGCGATCGCTCCCCCACTCATGACGGCGCCGACGACGCGCCGGGGCCGCGTTGTGTGGGGCACGACCTGGCGCGTGGCGGTGGCGGCACTGGTCGGCCTCCTCGCGTTCGGCGCGATCCTGCCGGAGGATCCCGAACTCGCGGGGGGCCTGGTCGCCCTCGACTTCGTGCTGGGGATCGTCGCGATCTGCCTCCTGCCGCTGCGGCGGTCCGCCCCGGTTCCGATGGCCGTGGCGATCGGAGCGCTCAGCGGCTTCTCGGTGCTCGCCGTCGGGGCGGCGGTCATCGCGATCATCTCGGTCGCGACGCGGCGCCGCTGGCCGGAGATCGCCGTCGTCGCCGGTGCGAGCGCCGCGTCGGCCGCGCTGTACGAGCTGGTCAATCCGGCCGCTGTGGAGTACCCCTGGTGGGCGCTCGCGCTCACCGGACTCGGCCTCTACGGCGCACTCGTCCTCATCGGGCTGTACCTCGGAGGTCGGCGCGAGCTCCTCACCACGCTGCGGGACCGGGCGGAGACCGCCGAGCGCGAGCAGGTCACCCGGATCGAGCAGGCTCGCGCGACCGAGCGCACGCGCATCGCGCGCGAGATGCATGACGTCCTCGCGCACCGCATCTCCCTGGTCGCGCTGCACGCCGGGGGCCTCGCCTTCCGCGACGACCTGACCCGCGCCGAGACGGCGGGAGCGGCCGAGATCATCCGGGACAACGCCCATCTCGCACTGACGGAGCTTCGAGATGTGCTCGGCGTCCTTCGCGAGGACGACGCCGAGAGCGGGCCGCCGCGCCCCCAGCCGACGCTCGCCGACCTGCCGGCCCTCGTCGCCGAGAGCGTCGCGGCGGGCACGAGCGTCCGGTACGACGTCGACCCGCAGGTCTCGGCCGAGATCGCTGGTCTGGGGGTACGGACCAGCCGGAACGCCTACCGGGTGGTCCAAGAGGCGCTGACCAACGCACGCAAGCACGCACCGGGGCAGGAAGTCCTGATCGACGTCGCGGGCCACCCGGGCGCCGAGCTCACGCTCGTCATCACCAACCCGCTCCCGCCGACGGAGCCGCGAACGGGTGGGACGGCGCGACCGCCGGGTGCCGGGCTCGGCCTCATCGGCCTCTCGGAACGGGTTCGCCTCGCGGGCGGCACCCTCGCCCACGGCGTCGGCGCGGACAGCCGCTTCGTCGTCCGGGCGTCGCTCCCGTGGCCGACGTGA
- a CDS encoding HNH endonuclease signature motif containing protein, with protein sequence MFEPSDDEVTGAPAGAGLAVAGASVDVTFGLLLGRVFAEAGAALAQAAAAGSCIAGPIDQIALSAALMGQAPGSPLVDLLEGLSPSDVHDAVLIEAIAAWERVTSLAAARQGEMIAELARRRDAQRLGEFVGDEVASVLVMSRSVAEAKVSLGTSLAAWPAVNEALAVGVIDHRKATALVDGVGHLDDDAAAAVLDAVLPVAAGLTVPALKARLRKVELTVNPAAVAERRARDAADRNVRVSPAPGVMAWLTAYLPAKDAMTVFTAIDAIAASADPADPRGVAARRADALTDLCADILTTGIAPTTALPGGVLKTEHGRRPHLQVTAAATTLLGLDEVPGELAGYGPIPADLVRAIAADATWRRIFTDPATGCVTGIGPRGYRPGADLTGTVLARDTTCTFVGCRMPAWRCDLDHRDPYDHNHPDLGGQTCAENLHSLCRHHHRAKTYGGWHPDLDTTTGDTWWTSPTKHRYKRPATDVNPEPPPPDRPWLHEPQPDDPPF encoded by the coding sequence ATGTTCGAACCGAGCGATGACGAGGTAACGGGGGCCCCGGCGGGGGCCGGGCTGGCGGTCGCGGGCGCCTCGGTGGATGTGACGTTCGGGCTGTTGCTCGGGCGGGTGTTTGCGGAGGCGGGGGCGGCGTTGGCGCAGGCCGCAGCGGCGGGGTCCTGCATCGCGGGGCCGATCGATCAAATCGCGTTGTCCGCCGCGTTGATGGGGCAGGCGCCGGGCTCGCCGTTGGTGGACCTGCTCGAGGGCCTGTCCCCGTCGGATGTGCATGATGCGGTGTTGATCGAGGCGATCGCCGCCTGGGAACGCGTCACCTCACTCGCCGCGGCGCGGCAGGGCGAGATGATCGCCGAGCTGGCCCGGCGCCGGGATGCGCAGCGGTTGGGTGAGTTCGTGGGTGATGAGGTCGCGTCGGTGCTGGTGATGTCCCGGTCGGTGGCGGAGGCGAAGGTCAGTCTCGGGACGTCGCTGGCGGCGTGGCCGGCGGTGAATGAGGCGTTGGCGGTTGGGGTGATCGATCACCGCAAGGCCACCGCCCTGGTCGACGGGGTCGGGCACCTGGACGACGACGCGGCCGCCGCCGTCCTGGACGCGGTGCTGCCGGTCGCGGCGGGTTTGACGGTGCCGGCGTTGAAGGCGCGCCTGCGCAAGGTCGAGCTGACCGTGAACCCGGCCGCCGTGGCCGAGCGGCGCGCCCGCGACGCCGCCGACAGGAATGTGCGGGTCAGCCCGGCGCCGGGGGTGATGGCGTGGTTGACCGCGTACCTACCCGCCAAGGACGCGATGACCGTGTTCACCGCGATCGACGCCATCGCGGCGTCCGCGGACCCCGCCGACCCGCGCGGGGTGGCGGCGCGGCGCGCGGACGCCCTGACCGACCTCTGCGCCGACATCCTCACCACCGGCATCGCCCCCACCACCGCACTGCCGGGCGGGGTCTTGAAGACCGAGCACGGTCGTCGACCGCACCTGCAGGTGACCGCGGCTGCGACGACGTTGTTGGGGTTGGATGAGGTGCCCGGGGAGTTGGCCGGGTACGGGCCGATCCCGGCGGATCTGGTGCGGGCGATCGCGGCGGACGCGACGTGGCGGCGGATCTTCACCGACCCCGCCACCGGGTGCGTGACCGGGATCGGGCCGCGCGGGTACCGGCCCGGCGCCGACCTGACCGGCACCGTCCTGGCCCGGGACACAACGTGCACGTTCGTGGGGTGCCGGATGCCGGCGTGGCGGTGCGACCTGGACCACCGCGACCCCTACGACCACAACCACCCCGACCTCGGCGGGCAGACCTGCGCGGAGAACCTGCACTCGCTGTGTCGCCACCATCACCGGGCCAAGACCTACGGCGGCTGGCACCCC
- a CDS encoding acyl-CoA carboxylase subunit epsilon: MTDRAGDPGDGSGTGTEPDRVEPARVQVVRGEPDDLELAALVAGLVAVSGEQHDDGPAPGVGAWSDRTRTMRPGAGAAPGPDTWRWSLHP, from the coding sequence GACCGGGCGGGCGACCCGGGCGACGGCAGCGGCACCGGCACCGAGCCGGACCGCGTCGAGCCGGCCCGCGTGCAGGTGGTCCGCGGCGAGCCGGACGACCTCGAGCTCGCGGCCCTGGTCGCCGGGCTGGTCGCGGTCTCCGGCGAGCAGCACGACGACGGCCCGGCGCCCGGCGTCGGCGCCTGGTCCGACCGCACCCGCACGATGCGCCCGGGCGCCGGCGCCGCGCCCGGCCCCGACACGTGGCGCTGGAGCCTGCACCCCTGA
- a CDS encoding vitamin K epoxide reductase family protein has translation MTQVIDERGGRLHRLRQSDGWIFGTMLFSACLSLLASFVLSVDAIELARDPSASLSCDINSVISCGAVGLSWQASLLGFPNAFLGLIAESVVITVAVASLGGVRFPRWFMFSAQVVYTIGLLFAYWLFAQSMLVINALCPWCLLITLSTTLVFSTLTHFNVREDNLYLPRGLQRRAAEFVRSDSDLFVVATWLVLLVALILAKYGAAIFG, from the coding sequence GTGACGCAGGTGATCGATGAGCGTGGCGGCAGGCTGCACCGGCTGCGGCAGTCCGATGGCTGGATCTTCGGCACGATGCTGTTCTCGGCCTGCCTGAGCCTGCTCGCGTCGTTCGTCCTCTCGGTCGACGCGATCGAGCTCGCCCGCGACCCGTCCGCGAGCCTGTCGTGCGACATCAACTCGGTCATCAGCTGCGGTGCGGTCGGACTGTCCTGGCAGGCGAGCCTGCTCGGCTTCCCGAACGCGTTCCTCGGGCTGATCGCGGAGTCGGTCGTCATCACCGTCGCGGTGGCGAGCCTCGGCGGGGTGCGCTTCCCGCGCTGGTTCATGTTCTCCGCGCAGGTCGTCTACACGATCGGCCTGCTCTTCGCCTACTGGCTGTTCGCCCAGTCGATGCTCGTGATCAACGCGCTGTGCCCGTGGTGCCTGCTCATCACGCTCTCGACCACGCTCGTGTTCTCGACCTTGACGCACTTCAACGTGCGCGAGGACAACCTGTACCTGCCGCGCGGGCTCCAGCGCCGCGCCGCGGAGTTCGTCCGCAGCGACAGCGACCTGTTCGTCGTCGCCACCTGGCTCGTGCTGCTCGTGGCCCTGATCCTCGCGAAGTACGGCGCCGCGATCTTCGGCTGA
- a CDS encoding response regulator transcription factor, whose product MTSPSTPPRAARDEPDPRVAPDPLRVVLVDDEALVRAGLRLILGGDRSIEIVGEAGDGIEAVAVLSRTRPDVVLMDIRMPRQDGLAATEAARAANPELKVVVLTTFDTDDLVLSALRLGASGFLLKDTPPDELIAAVHLVASGRSMLSPSVTDQLIAAVARRPAVAPSTRALARLATLTEREREVAEAIGRGLSNAEIATTLFISVPTVKTHVGRLFDKLDARNRVQVALCLHDAERR is encoded by the coding sequence GTGACGTCGCCGTCGACCCCTCCGCGGGCCGCGCGTGACGAGCCCGATCCGCGGGTCGCGCCCGATCCGCTTCGGGTGGTCCTCGTGGACGACGAGGCGCTCGTGCGCGCAGGACTGCGGCTGATTCTCGGTGGCGACCGCTCGATCGAGATCGTCGGCGAGGCGGGGGACGGGATCGAGGCCGTCGCGGTCCTCTCCCGTACCCGACCCGACGTCGTCCTCATGGACATCCGCATGCCCCGTCAGGACGGGCTCGCGGCCACCGAAGCCGCTAGGGCCGCCAACCCTGAGCTCAAGGTCGTCGTCCTGACGACGTTCGACACCGACGACCTCGTTCTGAGTGCACTCCGGCTCGGCGCGAGCGGATTTCTCCTCAAGGACACCCCGCCCGACGAGCTCATCGCCGCGGTTCACCTCGTCGCCTCGGGCCGGTCGATGCTCTCGCCGTCGGTCACCGACCAGCTCATCGCAGCCGTCGCCCGGCGCCCGGCCGTGGCGCCGAGCACTCGCGCGCTCGCCCGCCTGGCGACCTTGACCGAGCGCGAGCGCGAGGTCGCGGAGGCCATCGGTCGGGGCTTGTCGAACGCGGAGATCGCCACCACGCTCTTCATCAGCGTCCCGACGGTCAAGACCCACGTCGGGCGGCTGTTCGACAAGCTCGACGCACGCAACCGGGTGCAGGTCGCGCTCTGCCTTCACGACGCCGAGCGCCGCTAG